A genomic segment from Desulfurispora thermophila DSM 16022 encodes:
- the yqfC gene encoding sporulation protein YqfC: MAWDRWQKVKKQMAEWMELPGDVLMDLPRVVVVGNMQVSVENHRGIVEYTQEKVRISTGACQVVITGNELCLRNILPDEICVEGSIKSIEYQV, translated from the coding sequence ATGGCCTGGGACAGGTGGCAAAAGGTAAAAAAGCAAATGGCGGAATGGATGGAGTTGCCCGGTGATGTTTTAATGGATTTGCCCCGGGTAGTAGTTGTGGGCAATATGCAGGTCAGCGTGGAAAACCACCGGGGTATTGTTGAATATACACAGGAAAAAGTGCGCATCAGTACCGGTGCCTGTCAGGTGGTCATCACGGGCAACGAGCTGTGTTTGCGCAATATCTTGCCGGATGAAATTTGTGTAGAGGGAAGCATTAAAAGCATTGAGTACCAGGTATAG
- the selD gene encoding selenide, water dikinase SelD: protein MSEIKLTSLTSAAGUAAKVGPATLAQVLRHLPATRAPQLLVGPETSDDAAVYKLSDELAIINTVDFFTPVVDDPYLFGQIAAANALSDIYAMGGKPLLALNIVSFPSCLPVDIMAEILRGGAEKVQEAGAIVAGGHTVQDNEPKYGLAVTGIVHPDHVLSNATAKPGDILVLTKPIGSGIINTAARGELVRQENLRQAWYWMSRLNNHSGAACRETASALTDITGFGLLGHAAEMARASQVSISLEYSAIPLLPQALEMARMGLIPAGAYANRDFLQNDVNFPAHISPAQQALLYDPQTSGGLLIAVPPENLSRLQQNLLDKGDLAAIIGEVTPRKSKLIYVT, encoded by the coding sequence ATGTCGGAGATAAAACTGACCAGTTTGACCAGCGCTGCCGGCTGAGCAGCCAAAGTGGGACCGGCCACACTGGCGCAGGTGCTGCGCCATTTACCTGCCACCCGGGCTCCCCAATTGCTGGTGGGCCCGGAAACAAGCGACGACGCAGCTGTATATAAGCTCAGTGATGAACTGGCAATTATTAACACTGTCGACTTTTTCACCCCGGTTGTAGACGACCCATACCTTTTCGGCCAAATAGCGGCAGCAAATGCTTTAAGCGACATCTACGCCATGGGGGGCAAACCGCTTCTGGCGTTGAACATAGTCAGTTTTCCCAGCTGCCTGCCTGTAGACATCATGGCGGAAATCCTGCGGGGCGGGGCGGAAAAAGTGCAAGAGGCGGGGGCCATCGTTGCCGGCGGCCATACTGTTCAAGACAACGAGCCCAAATACGGCCTGGCGGTAACCGGAATTGTGCACCCGGACCACGTTCTCAGCAACGCTACTGCCAAACCGGGAGATATACTGGTGCTGACCAAGCCAATCGGGAGCGGGATCATAAACACTGCCGCCCGGGGCGAGCTTGTCCGGCAGGAAAACCTTCGCCAAGCCTGGTACTGGATGAGTCGCTTAAACAATCATTCTGGCGCGGCCTGCCGGGAAACAGCCTCCGCCCTTACTGACATTACGGGTTTTGGACTGCTGGGTCATGCGGCGGAAATGGCCCGGGCCAGCCAGGTGTCAATTTCTCTGGAATACAGTGCTATTCCCTTGCTACCACAGGCCCTGGAAATGGCCCGTATGGGGTTAATTCCGGCCGGAGCCTATGCCAACCGGGATTTTTTACAAAATGATGTAAACTTTCCTGCCCATATCAGTCCAGCTCAACAAGCACTACTATACGACCCGCAAACATCGGGAGGTTTACTGATTGCGGTACCCCCCGAAAATCTCTCCCGCCTGCAACAAAACTTGCTGGACAAGGGAGATCTGGCGGCCATTATTGGCGAGGTTACTCCCAGAAAGAGTAAATTAATTTACGTAACATAG
- the yedF gene encoding sulfurtransferase-like selenium metabolism protein YedF produces the protein MSKFIVDCRGLACPQPVLKTQNALRTAEQSIIEIIVDNAVAKENVSIFLANAGENFSWQEKDGLYHFTVIRDKDSASIPKPEEKPTATINEAPVYLVTTNVFGQGAPDLGQTLMKSLMVTLVESDPVPKALLFLNSGVFLTCQGSPVLEQLKKLLQKGTTIISCGTCLDYYKLKEKLAVGRIGNMLEINQFLTSPGQTITIA, from the coding sequence ATGTCCAAGTTTATTGTTGACTGCCGCGGCCTGGCCTGCCCCCAACCGGTATTAAAAACGCAAAATGCCCTCCGTACAGCGGAACAAAGCATAATAGAAATAATTGTTGACAATGCGGTGGCTAAGGAAAATGTTTCCATATTCCTCGCCAATGCGGGAGAAAATTTTTCCTGGCAGGAGAAAGACGGGCTATATCATTTTACCGTTATCCGGGACAAGGACAGTGCCTCCATCCCGAAACCGGAGGAAAAGCCAACCGCAACAATAAATGAAGCACCGGTTTATTTGGTTACCACCAATGTTTTTGGCCAAGGCGCACCAGATTTGGGCCAAACGCTAATGAAGAGTCTTATGGTAACCCTGGTGGAAAGCGATCCGGTTCCCAAAGCATTGCTTTTTTTGAACAGCGGCGTCTTTCTCACCTGTCAGGGTTCTCCCGTGCTGGAACAACTGAAAAAATTGCTGCAAAAAGGTACCACCATCATCTCCTGTGGTACTTGTCTGGATTATTACAAGCTCAAGGAAAAGCTGGCAGTTGGGCGGATTGGCAACATGCTGGAGATCAACCAGTTTCTAACTTCTCCCGGGCAAACCATTACCATTGCTTAA
- a CDS encoding APC family permease, with product MKKPRRDLPLAVIGGILIVAAVYITVNLAIVHTLPLEQVATAGTKAINIVSTKLFGTFFGVTLLTIGIMVSIFGCLNGHVLAADPRIPYAMALEGDFPPTLTRLSPYKTSTNGFVLQTTLATLYNSYGIAVTMLGIPVYYFMSRRKTNPGAPRKDAGGVNIVFKQW from the coding sequence TTGAAAAAACCTCGCCGCGATCTCCCCCTGGCAGTTATTGGTGGTATTTTGATTGTGGCAGCGGTGTACATAACTGTAAATTTGGCCATTGTGCACACCCTGCCTTTGGAACAAGTAGCCACTGCGGGTACAAAGGCCATTAACATTGTCAGTACAAAGTTGTTTGGTACATTTTTTGGGGTCACACTGCTGACAATAGGCATAATGGTCTCGATTTTTGGCTGTTTGAACGGGCATGTGCTTGCCGCCGACCCGCGTATTCCTTATGCCATGGCTCTGGAAGGTGACTTCCCGCCTACTCTGACCAGGTTAAGTCCCTACAAAACATCCACCAATGGTTTTGTTTTACAGACTACCCTGGCTACTCTTTATAACAGTTATGGAATTGCCGTAACTATGCTGGGTATTCCGGTGTATTATTTCATGTCACGCAGGAAAACAAATCCCGGAGCACCCCGGAAGGATGCGGGTGGGGTAAATATAGTCTTTAAGCAATGGTAA
- a CDS encoding NifU family protein, with amino-acid sequence MREKVEAALAKVRPFLQRDGGDVELVNVTSDGVVQVKLKGACGGUPGATYTLKMGIERVLKQEVPEVKEVVEVR; translated from the coding sequence GGCTTTGGCCAAAGTGCGTCCCTTTTTGCAACGCGATGGTGGCGACGTTGAACTGGTAAACGTTACTAGTGACGGAGTGGTTCAAGTCAAGCTGAAAGGCGCCTGCGGTGGGTGACCCGGCGCGACATATACCCTGAAAATGGGGATTGAGCGGGTGCTCAAGCAGGAAGTTCCGGAAGTGAAAGAGGTCGTGGAAGTTAGATAA